From a single Aythya fuligula isolate bAytFul2 chromosome 16, bAytFul2.pri, whole genome shotgun sequence genomic region:
- the VSTM2L gene encoding V-set and transmembrane domain-containing protein 2-like protein isoform X3, translating to MRPGGQRDIKALFTETPHDMTAQAGEDVEMACSFRGSGSPSYSLEIQWWYVRNHKDWTDKQTWASSQQLKASQQEEAGKDATKISVVKVVGSNISHKLRLSRVKPADEGTYECRVIDSSDGKARHHKVKAYLRVEEAGGLGHPQDTQLRGAPLPDPSVPGSAHAHHHHHHHKAGKELKKRSVDASCVL from the exons ccctgttCACCGAGACCCCGCACGACATGACGGCCCAGGCCGGCGAGGACGTGGAGATGGCGTGCTCCTTCCGAGGCAGCGGCTCCCCGTCCTACTCCCTTGAGATCCAGTGGTGGTACGTCCGCAACCACAAGGACTGGACAGACAAACAGACGTGGGCTTCCAGCCAG CAGCTAAAAGCAtcgcagcaggaggaggctgggaagGACGCGACAAAAATAAGC GTGGTGAAGGTGGTCGGCAGCAACATCTCCCACAAGCTGCGGCTGTCCCGGGTGAAGCCGGCGGACGAGGGGACGTACGAGTGCCGGGTGATCGACTCCAGCGACGGCAAGGCGCGGCACCACAAGGTGAAGGCGTACCTGCGGGTGGAGGAGGCGGGGGgcctggggcacccccaggaCACCCAGCTGCGGGGCGCCCCGCTCCCGGACCCCTCCGTGCCAGGCTCGGCCCACgcgcaccaccaccaccaccaccacaaagcCGGGAAGGAGCTGAAGAAGCGCTCGGTGGACGCCTCCTGCGTGCTGTAG